In Mastigocladopsis repens PCC 10914, a single window of DNA contains:
- a CDS encoding chemotaxis protein CheW, producing MQTDKKSVLAVTSLDPLGLEPLPPETKLSKLLRFPLGIQDIGLLPLEQITEIIRVNLTEILPVPEMPSCILGICNWRGEMLWLLDLNHLVGYPPLTAAVSPVAMVVTVNQYTVGLVVPQVDDIELHDLQQLQRASSGLFPPKLLPFVLGALPNGSTVLDVTGITRYPLWQIHRTGVS from the coding sequence ATGCAGACAGATAAGAAATCTGTACTAGCAGTGACTAGTCTTGACCCACTGGGACTAGAGCCACTACCCCCAGAAACCAAACTTTCTAAATTGCTTCGCTTTCCCCTTGGAATTCAAGATATTGGTCTATTGCCTCTAGAGCAAATTACAGAAATTATCAGGGTTAATTTAACAGAAATTCTACCTGTTCCTGAAATGCCTAGTTGCATTTTGGGAATTTGCAACTGGCGGGGAGAAATGCTGTGGCTTTTAGACTTAAACCATCTTGTTGGCTATCCTCCGCTCACTGCTGCAGTATCCCCTGTAGCAATGGTGGTTACGGTCAATCAATATACTGTGGGTTTAGTAGTGCCGCAAGTTGATGATATTGAGTTACACGACTTGCAACAACTTCAAAGAGCTTCATCTGGCTTATTTCCTCCCAAACTCCTGCCTTTTGTACTAGGGGCTTTGCCGAATGGCAGTACAGTTTTAGATGTCACAGGTATTACTCGGTATCCCCTGTGGCAGATACATCGAACAGGAGTTTCTTAA
- a CDS encoding GAF domain-containing protein, protein MVLQDFEQTEQILNSQSQNGNGDAGFKGMEPHQALELVTAIKADLEQIGYSVKPEAQQKVLHLEKWVQHLQTEYQANLAVTGEQNLKHERQKLFTIVNQMRQAANIDDLLRTTVTAVRKLLQVDRVLIYRFQSENQGTVLAESMVSGYTPSLGQSLSAIAFWAAPSGSIAFGGENQQDYQQQQVLALDDIHEIALSPYQLQLLTQFQVKASLSLPIVVNGTENSLNGRNHVKESSLWGLLVVQQCSGSRQWQEAEISLLYQIVTELTLILQPAEFRAQLQKQALTEKVIAKAIDKIRQSLNLETIFKTTAKEVRHHLMADRVGVFRFYPESGFDDGEFVSEDVKSGYSSALAAKVHDHCFGEQYAAHYAKGQIQAVADIYNANLSDCHIDILSQFQVRANLIVPLLKGRELWGLLCIHQCSNSRQWQQDEIEFAKQIADQFSVALQQAEYLEQLREQSTQMTKVAERDRALAIVFDKIRASLDINTIFKTTTQEVRVLVQAERAVIYRFEPDWSGEFVAESVSSGWKSLMQEQLDNPILRENISECSAKILGAGKTRVADTYLQQTQGGSFSPKANFRVVSDIYQAGFSPCYIESLERYQARAYVIAPIVKGERLWGLLAVYQNSNPRQWEEGEITVLTQISNQLGIAIQQAEYLKQLQEQSTQIAKAVERERAAAKVIDKIRQTSDIDTIFKTTTQEVRKLLSVERVTVYKFRPDYFGDFIVESESAGWPKLVGSGWEDPYLNEHQGGRFRNNEPFVVDDIYNGNLTDCHVEALEEFGVKSCMVVSIFQGQKLWGLLSAFQHSGVRHWEEVEVKVLMQIGSQLGVAVQQAEYIEELRVQSQQLAKSVEQETIYSKLVYRLGLALIQENFSLDNLLKLAVQELRRQLKTDRVGVYRFDPDWSGEFVVEDVGSDWVRVVGTELARAEDTYLQETKGGRYRRKETLSIENVRTSGHQECHIQILERWETKAYMIAPIFKGDQLWGLLGAYQNDGPRSWEQIDVNLLAQVGVQIGLALQQAEYLEQLRNQAQQLTQASARERAAKEQLQREVIQLLSAVQPALQGNLTVRAPITEGEVGTIADAYNITLQSLRKIVMQVQTASRKLAQTSQVSESSIVGLSTQAQQQFQSLTHALEQIQTMVNSTKAVTTNAQQVEQAVQVANQTIQQGDAAMNRTVDGILDIRETVAETSQRLKRFSESSQKVSKVVNLISNFTTQTQLLALNAAIEATRAGQYGRGFAVVADEVRSLARQSAEAATEIEQLVEDIQKGTAEVSIAMENAIQQVATGTTQAHEARQNLNAIVAATTQISQLVDSITQATQVQSQQIESVTQTMTDVAAIANQTKEDSIDISTSFKELLAMAQNLQDSVDQFKVD, encoded by the coding sequence ATGGTCTTACAGGATTTTGAGCAAACTGAGCAAATACTCAATTCTCAGTCCCAGAATGGCAATGGGGATGCTGGTTTCAAAGGGATGGAGCCACACCAAGCTTTGGAATTAGTGACAGCCATCAAAGCAGACCTCGAACAAATAGGATATTCGGTCAAACCTGAAGCTCAACAGAAAGTTCTCCATCTCGAAAAGTGGGTTCAACACTTGCAAACAGAGTATCAGGCTAATCTAGCTGTCACTGGTGAGCAAAACTTAAAGCACGAACGGCAAAAGTTATTTACCATCGTCAATCAAATGCGCCAAGCAGCAAATATTGACGACCTGTTGAGAACTACAGTAACTGCGGTTCGTAAGCTTTTACAGGTAGACCGGGTATTGATTTACCGTTTCCAGTCAGAAAACCAGGGCACGGTACTGGCTGAATCGATGGTGTCTGGTTATACTCCCAGCTTGGGACAGTCCTTAAGCGCCATCGCCTTTTGGGCAGCTCCCTCTGGGAGCATTGCCTTTGGCGGTGAAAATCAACAGGACTATCAGCAACAGCAAGTATTAGCCTTAGATGATATCCACGAAATAGCTCTAAGTCCCTACCAACTGCAACTGCTAACACAGTTCCAAGTTAAAGCTAGCCTGAGTCTGCCGATTGTGGTAAATGGGACGGAGAATTCCCTCAACGGAAGGAACCACGTAAAAGAATCCTCGCTGTGGGGCTTGCTCGTGGTGCAGCAATGCTCTGGTTCCCGCCAATGGCAGGAAGCTGAAATCAGCCTGCTTTACCAGATTGTCACCGAACTGACTCTCATCCTACAGCCAGCAGAATTTCGCGCCCAACTACAAAAACAGGCGCTCACAGAAAAAGTCATAGCCAAAGCGATAGACAAGATCCGCCAGTCCTTGAACTTGGAGACAATTTTCAAGACCACCGCTAAAGAAGTTCGACACCACCTCATGGCTGACCGGGTAGGTGTGTTTCGCTTTTATCCTGAATCCGGCTTTGATGATGGGGAATTTGTGTCTGAAGATGTGAAATCAGGCTATAGTTCAGCGCTGGCTGCAAAGGTTCACGACCACTGCTTTGGCGAACAGTATGCCGCTCACTACGCCAAAGGACAAATTCAGGCGGTTGCTGATATCTACAATGCAAACTTAAGCGATTGCCATATCGACATTCTGTCGCAGTTTCAAGTTCGAGCCAACCTCATTGTGCCGCTCCTGAAAGGACGTGAACTGTGGGGATTGCTATGCATTCATCAATGCAGTAACTCCCGTCAATGGCAGCAGGATGAGATTGAGTTTGCCAAACAGATTGCAGATCAGTTTAGCGTGGCTCTACAGCAGGCGGAGTACCTAGAGCAGCTACGGGAGCAATCCACCCAGATGACCAAAGTCGCAGAGCGAGATCGAGCGTTAGCGATCGTCTTCGACAAGATTCGCGCCTCTTTGGACATCAACACTATTTTCAAGACGACAACTCAAGAAGTCCGAGTTCTGGTGCAAGCTGAACGTGCGGTTATCTATCGCTTCGAGCCTGATTGGAGCGGTGAGTTTGTTGCCGAATCAGTATCCAGTGGATGGAAATCTCTGATGCAGGAGCAACTCGATAATCCTATCCTACGAGAAAATATCAGCGAATGCAGTGCAAAAATCCTGGGCGCTGGAAAAACTCGTGTTGCAGACACCTATCTGCAACAAACTCAAGGGGGATCATTTTCTCCAAAAGCAAACTTTAGGGTTGTGAGCGATATTTACCAAGCAGGGTTTTCACCTTGTTACATTGAGAGCTTGGAACGGTATCAAGCAAGAGCATATGTCATTGCTCCGATTGTCAAAGGAGAGAGGCTTTGGGGTCTGTTGGCGGTATATCAAAACTCTAATCCACGTCAGTGGGAAGAAGGAGAAATCACAGTTCTGACCCAAATTAGTAATCAACTGGGCATAGCCATACAGCAAGCAGAGTATCTCAAACAACTACAGGAGCAATCCACCCAGATAGCCAAAGCTGTAGAGCGAGAACGAGCAGCAGCCAAGGTGATCGATAAGATTCGCCAGACATCAGACATTGACACTATTTTCAAGACAACAACACAAGAAGTTAGGAAACTTCTGAGCGTGGAGCGAGTGACTGTTTATAAGTTTCGTCCAGATTATTTCGGTGACTTTATTGTTGAATCGGAGTCTGCGGGATGGCCCAAATTAGTCGGCAGTGGTTGGGAAGACCCTTATTTGAACGAACACCAAGGCGGCAGATTCCGCAACAATGAACCTTTTGTTGTGGATGATATCTACAATGGCAATCTCACCGATTGCCATGTAGAAGCCCTAGAGGAATTTGGAGTCAAATCCTGCATGGTGGTTTCTATATTCCAAGGACAGAAGCTCTGGGGTTTGTTGTCAGCGTTTCAACACAGTGGAGTACGGCACTGGGAAGAGGTGGAAGTCAAGGTACTCATGCAAATTGGCTCTCAGTTAGGAGTGGCTGTGCAGCAGGCTGAGTATATTGAGGAACTGCGCGTGCAGTCACAACAGTTAGCTAAGTCGGTCGAACAGGAGACAATTTACAGTAAACTGGTCTACCGACTCGGGTTAGCTCTGATTCAAGAGAATTTTTCACTGGACAACCTGTTAAAGTTGGCTGTTCAAGAATTACGCAGACAGTTGAAGACCGACAGGGTAGGTGTTTACCGCTTTGATCCTGACTGGAGCGGTGAATTTGTGGTCGAGGATGTTGGTAGCGATTGGGTCAGAGTTGTGGGAACTGAGCTAGCTCGAGCTGAAGATACCTATCTTCAAGAAACGAAGGGCGGTCGATATCGTCGCAAAGAAACTCTCAGTATAGAGAACGTCCGAACTTCTGGGCATCAGGAATGCCACATCCAAATACTGGAACGATGGGAAACTAAGGCTTATATGATTGCTCCCATCTTCAAAGGCGACCAACTCTGGGGGCTATTAGGAGCTTATCAAAATGATGGACCGCGTTCTTGGGAGCAGATAGATGTCAACTTACTAGCTCAGGTAGGGGTACAAATCGGTCTTGCCTTACAACAAGCGGAATACTTGGAGCAACTGAGAAATCAAGCACAGCAATTGACACAAGCAAGCGCAAGGGAAAGAGCCGCCAAAGAGCAACTCCAACGAGAGGTTATTCAGTTGCTGTCGGCAGTCCAACCAGCACTGCAAGGAAACCTCACAGTCCGGGCACCCATAACAGAAGGAGAAGTGGGGACGATCGCCGACGCCTACAATATCACCCTGCAAAGCCTGCGAAAAATCGTTATGCAGGTGCAGACAGCTTCGAGGAAACTTGCTCAAACCTCTCAAGTCAGCGAATCTTCTATCGTTGGTTTATCCACCCAAGCACAGCAGCAGTTTCAGTCTTTAACTCATGCTTTGGAACAAATCCAAACCATGGTCAATTCCACAAAAGCCGTAACAACGAATGCCCAACAAGTGGAACAAGCAGTGCAGGTGGCAAACCAAACCATTCAGCAAGGAGATGCGGCGATGAACCGCACTGTGGACGGAATTCTTGACATCCGAGAGACAGTGGCGGAAACCAGTCAGCGCCTCAAGCGCTTTTCGGAATCTTCTCAGAAGGTTTCCAAAGTCGTGAATTTGATTAGCAACTTTACAACTCAAACCCAACTGCTTGCCCTAAACGCCGCAATTGAAGCAACCAGAGCCGGACAATACGGGCGCGGTTTTGCCGTTGTCGCTGATGAGGTGCGTTCTTTAGCGCGTCAGTCTGCTGAAGCAGCTACTGAAATAGAGCAGCTGGTTGAGGACATCCAAAAAGGCACAGCAGAGGTTTCCATAGCAATGGAAAATGCCATTCAGCAGGTCGCGACAGGAACAACACAGGCACACGAAGCTCGTCAGAATCTGAACGCGATTGTTGCAGCCACAACCCAAATCAGCCAGCTTGTGGACAGTATCACCCAAGCAACGCAGGTACAAAGTCAGCAGATTGAATCAGTCACGCAAACCATGACAGACGTAGCAGCGATCGCTAACCAAACCAAGGAGGATTCCATCGACATTTCCACATCCTTTAAGGAACTCCTAGCAATGGCTCAAAACCTCCAGGATAGTGTTGACCAGTTCAAGGTTGATTAA
- a CDS encoding hybrid sensor histidine kinase/response regulator, producing the protein MSIDPTIHEQIYRYFLQEAPELLQVIEQELFNLREDFSVNKVYTLMRATHTLKGAAASIGLETIKTLAHSLEDIFRAICRPDLSIDAEVEGLLFEGYECLRLALTAQLMGETVNDFEVLDRTAGIFAQLQEKLGNCFGQETHIPSSQELGFDLTQSIFEVGVTQRLDQLATAIATGNPEEVATLLRTKAEVFLGLAESLNLPGFGAIAQAVLATLDNSPEQALVIARVALANFQEARTAVLNGDRSEGGQPSSALQQLSGLHNNSFQQPQDVTVDAQQSVTQITLDTELQTPKGQMTDEPESLPPPSQPPITSTRSVRVNVEHLEQLNYFIGELLTNQNRESLQNEQLWVNVRVLLTKLQQHQQLLNQLQDLSTRQFSVPQQRLLVRDEQDNGRFDSLELTSYSEFHNLTQLLLEDSVQLGEATDAIEMFARQSQETLEKQRRLLTHTRDSLMEARMLPLGQLFGRFPRLLRQLEVMHKKEVTLNCRGSDALVDKAVVEKLYDPVLHLLRNAFDHGIESPTIRQNQGKQPEKGQIEICAYHQGRYLVVEVRDDGQGLDFEKIRAKAVERQLVSPEQASTLNEAQLTDFIFEPGFSTASSVNDLSGRGIGLDVVRTHLQAIRGSVAVDSRPNQGTTFKLQIPLSLTIANLLLCQAGDQTYALFANSIEEILIPTPDQIRSWEGGKVLRRGKGASVKLIPLYQLTKLLNYFSSITQGAIFPSKQSSVSKEQGMPVILIRYQEKLLGLEVDQLLGDQELVIRPLGQMIVAPRYIYGSSILPDGRLTLVLDASALMECLSQQQTDNDGDWAKPSALKGARPLVSSTPLILKSTLEQPRLLAQARAALPESPNPDSRERQKLSILLVDDSITTRQTLAFTLQKAGYQVLQARDGYEAFEQLRYHTDIKLVFCDIEMPRMNGFEFLKNRQQDPALVDIPVVMLTSRSSEKHRLLALQLGANAYITKPYLEHMLLATLADVLEKNTGVATGRE; encoded by the coding sequence ATGAGCATAGATCCAACCATTCACGAGCAAATTTACCGCTACTTTCTCCAAGAAGCGCCGGAACTGTTGCAAGTTATAGAACAAGAATTGTTCAATCTTCGAGAAGACTTTAGTGTCAATAAAGTTTATACATTGATGCGTGCTACTCATACCCTTAAAGGAGCAGCAGCCAGCATAGGTTTGGAAACGATTAAAACCCTAGCTCACTCGTTGGAGGATATTTTTAGAGCAATTTGCCGACCCGACTTGTCCATTGATGCAGAAGTTGAAGGCTTACTCTTTGAGGGTTATGAGTGTTTGCGTTTAGCCTTAACTGCTCAATTGATGGGGGAGACGGTCAATGACTTTGAGGTGCTTGACCGCACCGCTGGTATTTTTGCCCAACTGCAAGAGAAGTTAGGAAACTGTTTTGGTCAAGAAACTCACATTCCCAGTTCACAAGAATTGGGCTTTGATTTAACACAGTCCATCTTTGAAGTAGGAGTCACCCAACGGTTAGACCAGCTAGCTACAGCCATAGCCACTGGCAATCCTGAAGAGGTTGCTACTCTGCTTAGGACTAAGGCAGAGGTTTTTCTCGGTTTAGCTGAATCTTTGAATTTACCGGGATTTGGAGCTATAGCTCAAGCGGTGCTTGCTACCTTGGACAACTCTCCTGAGCAAGCGTTGGTTATTGCCCGTGTTGCTTTGGCAAATTTCCAAGAAGCACGAACAGCCGTGCTAAATGGCGATAGAAGTGAAGGCGGTCAACCATCCTCAGCATTACAACAACTTAGCGGACTACACAACAATTCATTTCAACAGCCTCAAGATGTAACAGTTGATGCTCAACAGTCGGTCACTCAAATCACACTTGACACTGAATTGCAGACCCCTAAAGGTCAAATGACCGATGAACCAGAGTCTCTGCCCCCACCTTCCCAACCTCCCATCACCTCAACTCGCTCTGTCCGGGTTAATGTTGAGCATTTAGAACAACTGAATTACTTCATTGGAGAATTGCTCACAAACCAAAATCGTGAATCACTGCAAAACGAACAACTGTGGGTGAACGTTCGAGTACTCCTCACAAAACTACAGCAGCATCAGCAGTTGCTTAACCAACTACAGGATTTGTCCACTCGCCAGTTCAGTGTCCCACAACAACGACTGTTGGTGCGTGATGAGCAAGATAATGGACGTTTCGATTCTCTAGAACTAACAAGCTACAGCGAATTCCACAATCTCACTCAGTTGCTTTTGGAAGATTCCGTGCAATTAGGAGAAGCTACCGACGCGATTGAAATGTTTGCTCGTCAGTCTCAGGAGACTTTGGAAAAACAACGTCGGTTGTTGACTCATACCCGTGACTCCTTAATGGAAGCCCGGATGTTGCCCTTGGGACAATTGTTTGGACGTTTCCCCCGCCTTCTGCGTCAGTTAGAAGTTATGCATAAAAAGGAGGTAACACTAAATTGCCGTGGAAGTGATGCCCTAGTAGATAAAGCAGTGGTTGAAAAGCTGTATGATCCTGTGCTGCATCTACTTCGCAATGCCTTTGACCACGGGATTGAATCGCCTACAATCCGGCAAAACCAGGGTAAGCAGCCAGAGAAAGGTCAGATTGAAATCTGCGCTTACCATCAAGGCAGATACTTGGTGGTTGAAGTTCGCGATGATGGTCAAGGATTAGATTTTGAAAAGATTCGCGCCAAGGCGGTAGAACGTCAACTTGTTTCGCCGGAACAGGCTAGCACTCTTAATGAAGCCCAACTGACAGATTTTATTTTTGAACCAGGCTTTTCTACAGCTTCTAGTGTCAATGACCTCTCTGGGCGAGGCATTGGTCTTGATGTGGTTCGCACTCATTTGCAAGCCATCCGAGGTTCAGTTGCAGTTGATTCTCGACCCAATCAGGGTACAACATTCAAACTCCAAATTCCCCTGAGTTTAACGATCGCCAACTTGCTGCTGTGTCAAGCTGGAGACCAAACCTATGCCTTGTTTGCTAATTCTATCGAGGAAATTCTTATTCCTACACCTGACCAAATTCGGTCTTGGGAAGGAGGCAAAGTCCTCCGGCGGGGTAAGGGTGCTTCTGTGAAACTTATTCCTCTTTACCAACTCACGAAACTCCTGAATTATTTTTCATCCATTACTCAAGGGGCTATCTTCCCATCTAAGCAATCCTCTGTTTCTAAAGAACAGGGGATGCCGGTGATTCTCATTCGTTATCAAGAGAAACTTCTTGGTCTGGAAGTAGACCAGTTGCTAGGGGACCAGGAATTGGTTATCCGTCCTTTAGGTCAAATGATTGTAGCGCCCCGCTACATCTACGGCAGCAGTATTCTGCCTGATGGTCGGCTGACGTTGGTACTTGATGCTTCAGCATTGATGGAATGTTTGTCTCAACAGCAAACCGATAATGATGGAGATTGGGCCAAGCCCAGCGCCCTAAAGGGCGCTCGCCCTTTAGTTAGTTCAACACCCCTTATCCTTAAATCCACCCTAGAGCAACCGCGATTACTAGCCCAGGCTCGTGCTGCCTTACCGGAATCACCAAATCCTGACTCTAGGGAAAGACAAAAGCTCAGTATTCTCTTGGTGGATGATTCAATTACAACACGTCAAACATTGGCTTTTACCTTACAGAAGGCTGGGTATCAGGTACTTCAAGCAAGGGATGGTTACGAGGCGTTTGAACAACTTCGATACCATACAGACATCAAGTTAGTGTTCTGTGATATCGAAATGCCACGTATGAATGGGTTTGAGTTTCTGAAAAACCGTCAGCAAGACCCTGCTTTGGTAGATATTCCTGTCGTGATGCTAACTTCCCGCAGTAGCGAAAAGCACCGTTTGCTCGCTTTGCAGTTGGGAGCCAACGCTTATATTACCAAGCCTTATTTAGAGCATATGCTGTTGGCGACACTAGCAGATGTCCTTGAGAAAAATACTGGAGTAGCTACTGGGAGAGAGTAA
- a CDS encoding peptidoglycan-binding domain-containing protein — MSGQALGTVNMPRLSRGTQGDAVKILQLLLDNFHGYSIAVDGIFGQNTENAVKDFQNSRDFVNDPPGVVAYQTWEALTNRQ, encoded by the coding sequence ATGTCAGGACAAGCTCTAGGTACTGTTAATATGCCCAGATTGAGTAGAGGTACGCAAGGGGATGCTGTCAAGATTTTACAACTGCTTTTAGACAACTTTCATGGCTACTCAATTGCAGTTGACGGGATTTTTGGTCAGAACACAGAGAATGCTGTTAAAGATTTCCAAAATTCTCGTGATTTTGTCAATGATCCTCCAGGAGTTGTGGCTTATCAAACTTGGGAGGCGTTAACTAATAGACAATAA
- a CDS encoding cytochrome P450, with translation MSFVSQTPISSSVRYPPGPKGYPILGNLPELYRDPLGFLNRCNRNYGDIIRVQLFKDFVYILNHPDYIEEVLVKKSNKFAKPDFGNIFRLIVGNGLVTSEGNFWHRQRQLIQPSFHRQRFANYGELMVAYTTHLLTTWQDGQTRYIYQDMKRLALETITKILFQGNMPNKEDDVETAIEVSIKCFDRADSLFFSPLSWFPTPTKLHFHKALQRLDAIVYSIIQRRRITGGDREDLLSMFLYIQDANGICMTDKELRDEVMTLLVAGSETVSIALSWTWYLLSQHPEVEAKLTAELQTSLGNRKPTPADLPQLRYAEMVVMESLRLYPPTWFLSRTVVSECEIAGYPLPAGGSVLLCPWMIHRDHRFFEEPEIFTPERWANDLVKRLPKFAYFPFGGGARGCIGKYFAMMQAVLVLATIAQKFRLTLLPPSHRVKPLPGLTLRPNSGLKMLLTKR, from the coding sequence ATGAGCTTTGTATCACAGACACCCATATCTTCTTCTGTGCGCTATCCACCAGGACCAAAAGGGTATCCGATACTCGGCAATCTTCCTGAACTTTACCGCGACCCGTTGGGCTTTTTAAATAGGTGTAATCGCAACTACGGGGATATTATTAGGGTGCAACTTTTCAAAGATTTTGTTTATATCTTAAACCATCCTGACTACATTGAGGAGGTCTTAGTTAAGAAGAGCAACAAATTTGCCAAACCTGACTTTGGAAATATATTCCGTCTTATTGTGGGCAATGGACTAGTTACGAGTGAAGGAAACTTTTGGCATCGCCAGCGACAACTGATTCAACCTAGCTTCCACCGTCAGCGGTTTGCTAATTATGGAGAACTGATGGTTGCATACACTACCCACCTGCTGACAACATGGCAAGATGGACAAACTCGGTATATTTACCAGGATATGAAGCGCTTGGCTCTAGAAACCATAACAAAAATCCTGTTTCAAGGTAATATGCCGAACAAGGAAGATGATGTGGAAACTGCCATTGAGGTAAGTATCAAGTGTTTTGACCGAGCCGATAGCCTGTTTTTCTCTCCCTTGTCTTGGTTCCCGACCCCTACTAAACTGCACTTTCATAAAGCGCTTCAGCGGCTGGATGCCATTGTTTACAGTATAATTCAGCGGCGACGAATCACAGGAGGGGACAGGGAAGACCTACTCTCAATGTTCCTATATATTCAGGATGCTAACGGCATCTGCATGACTGACAAAGAGCTGCGAGATGAGGTCATGACTCTGTTGGTAGCTGGTAGTGAAACTGTATCAATAGCGCTGTCGTGGACATGGTACCTGCTGTCGCAGCATCCCGAAGTAGAGGCGAAGTTAACAGCAGAATTGCAGACATCATTAGGTAACAGGAAGCCAACTCCTGCTGATTTGCCCCAGTTGCGTTACGCAGAGATGGTGGTCATGGAGTCCTTGCGGTTATATCCGCCAACCTGGTTTTTAAGTCGAACAGTTGTGTCCGAGTGTGAAATTGCTGGGTATCCATTGCCTGCTGGTGGTAGCGTACTTTTATGCCCGTGGATGATACACCGTGACCACCGCTTTTTTGAGGAGCCAGAGATATTCACACCGGAGCGCTGGGCAAACGACTTAGTTAAACGTTTGCCTAAATTCGCCTATTTCCCTTTTGGAGGGGGAGCGCGAGGCTGTATCGGCAAATATTTTGCTATGATGCAAGCCGTTTTGGTTCTCGCAACAATTGCCCAAAAGTTTCGGCTGACGTTATTACCTCCTAGTCATCGAGTAAAGCCCTTGCCTGGCTTGACACTACGACCCAATTCAGGTTTGAAAATGTTGCTGACCAAGCGGTAG
- a CDS encoding chemotaxis protein CheW: MHDELHLDMFIVFKIADYLLALPISNVLKVVNFSAANSKRLTTIGLVQLGKYMIKVLDLHQQLDLGGLPHECDNPSFIVVAHDSQGELYGISVNEPPDIVELPPETIRSLPKSSSHGKPIIEMVSHVAVLSQEDVTKTIFLLDLKRIAEPV, encoded by the coding sequence ATGCACGACGAGTTACACTTAGACATGTTTATTGTTTTTAAAATTGCAGATTATCTCCTAGCGCTCCCGATTAGCAATGTGCTGAAGGTCGTGAATTTTTCAGCTGCAAATAGCAAAAGATTAACAACAATCGGGCTAGTCCAGCTAGGCAAGTACATGATTAAAGTTTTGGATTTGCATCAACAGTTAGACTTAGGTGGTTTACCTCACGAATGTGATAACCCATCTTTTATAGTGGTTGCACACGATTCACAAGGGGAACTCTATGGTATTTCGGTGAATGAACCACCCGATATCGTGGAATTACCGCCAGAAACGATTCGGTCTTTACCAAAGTCTAGCAGTCATGGCAAACCTATTATTGAGATGGTCAGCCATGTTGCTGTCTTATCTCAGGAAGATGTTACAAAAACAATCTTTTTGCTGGATTTGAAGCGTATTGCGGAACCTGTTTGA
- a CDS encoding response regulator transcription factor, translating into MTTVLLVEDSLTETQVLTRYLKQAGITVVTAFSSEEARLKLQFQTPDLVILDVILPGQSGFELCRELKTNATTKRIPVVICSTKGTEADKLWGKMLGADAYIPKPVDQQQLVQTIQQLTSGFQQQSGRIN; encoded by the coding sequence ATGACTACAGTCCTTTTAGTTGAAGATAGTTTAACAGAAACTCAAGTGTTAACCCGCTATCTCAAGCAAGCAGGTATAACAGTAGTCACTGCTTTTAGCAGTGAGGAGGCACGACTAAAGCTGCAATTTCAGACACCAGATCTGGTCATTCTTGATGTGATTTTGCCGGGTCAAAGTGGGTTTGAATTGTGCCGAGAACTCAAGACCAATGCTACTACCAAACGCATTCCAGTGGTGATATGTTCAACCAAAGGAACCGAAGCTGACAAACTCTGGGGTAAGATGTTGGGAGCTGATGCTTACATTCCTAAGCCAGTAGACCAGCAACAACTGGTTCAAACAATTCAGCAATTAACTTCCGGCTTTCAACAGCAGAGTGGGCGAATCAATTAA